In Halosimplex halophilum, the genomic stretch GTCTTCGTCGACGTGCCGCCCGTGGGGGCCAACCAGGCGGTCGCGGCCGTGACCGCCGCCGACGCCGTCGCGCTCGTGGTCCCCGACGCCGAGCGCGGGAGCGACGCCGTCCCCCGGACCTGTGACCGGCTGGCCGACGTGGACGCCGCGGTCGACACCGTCGTCGCGAACTTCGCCGACGGCGACCGGACCGTCGAGGCGGCCGACGCGGTCGTCCCGACGAGCGAGGCGACCGCGCTCTCGGCTGCGCCGGCCGCCGCCGAACCGACCGAGTTCGCCGTCGCCGTCGCCGACGCCGTCGAGACGCTCACCGGTGCGGACCTGGACCTCCCCGAACCGGAGTCGTCGTCGATGGCGGACTATCTGCCCGGGTAGGACCCCGAGCCGCACCGTCTCCGGGCCGCACGCGGACCGGTCCGGTCCGCGCGCCGGCGGCAACAGTCGCTACCGAACTGACCGTCCGTTTCGATCGTGTCGATATGTGTTTTAATCCTTCAAGGGATAGTGTTTAGTACAGGACGTATAGATCAGTAGACGACAGAATGGTTTGCGTTCGTCTACATTATTGTGGAAGATCGGGACAGACCGGCAGTCGGTCACGGTCGGCGGTGATCGCGCCATGAGCGACTGGGTACCGACGACGTGCATGCGCTGTGCGGTCGGGTGCGGGCACCTCCAGCGCGGCGCGGACATCGGGAACGGCGTCGACGTGGTGCGCGGCGACGCCGCCCACCCGGTCAACCAGGGGCTGGCCTGCCAGCGGGGCGTGCGCGAGACCTCCGACCCCGACGGGGAGTGGCTGACCCGGCCGCTGGTGCGCCGCGGCGGGGACCTCGTCTCGACGACGTGGGACGTGGCGCTGTCGGAGGCGCTGCAAGCGTTCCAGGGGACCCTCGACGGCGACGGGGAGGTTGCCGTCATGGGCAGCGGCCAGCAGACCAACGAGGCCGCCTACGCGCTCGGGAAACTGGCCCGCGGCGGCTTCGGGACGCGATACTACGACGCGAACACGACGCTGTGCATGGCCAGCGCCGTCACCGCCTACTACCAGGCGTTCGGTAGCGACGCGCCCCCCTGCAGCTACGACGACATCCCGGCGGCCGACGCCCACGTCGTCTGGGGCGCGAACCCGGCAGCGGCCCACCCGGTCATGTTCCGGTGGATCCGCCAGGCGGCGAACGAGGACGGCGTCGAGCTGCTCGCCGTCGACCCGGTGGAGACGGAGACGGCCGAGGCGGC encodes the following:
- a CDS encoding AAA family ATPase, encoding MTETQGSGDCHAVVGGVGGAGATRLSVEFAATLARAGRDAAVVDAAFSTQGLSAFVPERIDPDVTRVLTDDRPLAEAETPLALDVPGSVTVAPARAPFERLARAKTSECARRLAERLSTATERYDAVFVDVPPVGANQAVAAVTAADAVALVVPDAERGSDAVPRTCDRLADVDAAVDTVVANFADGDRTVEAADAVVPTSEATALSAAPAAAEPTEFAVAVADAVETLTGADLDLPEPESSSMADYLPG